The Roseococcus microcysteis genome contains a region encoding:
- the nuoN gene encoding NADH-quinone oxidoreductase subunit NuoN — translation MNWTLALPEIVLALSGLAILVAGVLPRRDMTFPCTMMVLGAFLLAGAFVLAQPDGMAFAGQYISDAFARFMKVLVLAGAALALLLALDWNRAEGLSRFEYPVLVLFATLGMMVMISANDLMSLYLGLELLSLPLYVMAAFHRDNARSSEAGLKYFVLGALSSGLMLYGMSLVYGFAGTTNFAQLGQTLGGGAPISAGVVVGIVFIITGLCFKVAAVPFHMWTPDVYEGAPTSVVAYFATATKVGAIAAIVRVLSGPFGGAVDQWQQVIVLASIASMILGAFAAIGQTNIKRLMAYSWISHTGFVLMGLAVGTEAGLRGVLIYTPIYLMMSLGAFSVLVAMRRNGRAVENIQDLAGLGRTDPAMALGMGIFMFAMAGIPPLSGFFAKLYVLLPAVEAGFWLMAVVAVLSSVVSAYYYLRVVKVMYFDQPAGALDARTAGVSFVLAGTGLFTMFFFLMPAPLLAAARQAVAALIG, via the coding sequence ATGAACTGGACCCTCGCCCTGCCGGAGATCGTGCTGGCGCTCTCAGGCCTCGCCATCCTGGTGGCAGGCGTGCTGCCGCGGCGCGACATGACCTTCCCCTGCACCATGATGGTGCTGGGCGCCTTCCTGCTCGCCGGCGCCTTCGTGCTGGCGCAGCCCGACGGCATGGCCTTCGCCGGGCAATACATCTCCGACGCCTTCGCCCGCTTCATGAAGGTGCTGGTGCTGGCGGGCGCCGCCCTGGCGCTGCTGCTGGCGCTGGACTGGAATCGTGCCGAAGGCCTGTCGCGCTTCGAATACCCTGTGCTCGTGCTCTTCGCGACGCTGGGCATGATGGTCATGATCTCGGCCAATGACCTGATGAGCCTTTATCTGGGGCTCGAGCTGCTGTCTCTGCCGCTCTACGTCATGGCCGCCTTCCACCGCGACAATGCGCGCAGCTCCGAGGCCGGCCTCAAGTATTTCGTCCTGGGCGCGCTGTCCTCGGGCCTCATGCTCTACGGCATGTCGCTGGTCTATGGCTTCGCGGGCACCACCAATTTCGCGCAGCTGGGCCAGACCTTGGGCGGTGGCGCGCCGATCTCGGCGGGCGTGGTGGTGGGCATCGTTTTCATCATCACGGGCCTCTGCTTCAAGGTCGCGGCCGTGCCTTTCCATATGTGGACGCCCGACGTCTACGAAGGCGCGCCCACCAGCGTCGTCGCCTATTTCGCGACGGCCACCAAGGTTGGCGCCATCGCGGCCATTGTGCGGGTGCTGTCCGGGCCCTTCGGCGGCGCGGTTGACCAGTGGCAGCAGGTGATCGTGCTGGCCTCCATCGCCTCCATGATCCTGGGCGCCTTCGCGGCCATCGGCCAGACCAACATCAAGCGGCTGATGGCCTATTCCTGGATCAGCCACACGGGCTTCGTGCTGATGGGCCTTGCCGTTGGCACCGAGGCCGGCCTGCGCGGCGTGCTGATCTACACGCCCATCTACCTGATGATGAGCCTGGGCGCTTTCAGCGTGCTGGTGGCCATGCGGCGCAATGGCCGCGCGGTCGAGAACATCCAGGACCTGGCGGGCCTTGGCCGCACCGACCCCGCCATGGCGCTCGGCATGGGCATCTTCATGTTCGCCATGGCGGGTATCCCGCCGCTCTCCGGCTTCTTCGCCAAGCTCTACGTGCTGCTGCCGGCGGTGGAGGCGGGCTTCTGGCTGATGGCGGTGGTGGCCGTGCTGTCCTCCGTGGTCTCGGCCTACTACTACCTCCGTGTGGTGAAGGTGATGTACTTCGACCAGCCCGCGGGCGCTCTCGATGCGCGCACCGCCGGCGTCTCCTTCGTGCTGGCCGGCACGGGCCTCTTCACCATGTTCTTCTTCCTGATGCCCGCGCCGCTGCTCGCCGCCGCGCGCCAGGCGGTGGCGGCGCTGATCGGGTGA
- the nuoL gene encoding NADH-quinone oxidoreductase subunit L yields the protein MFVGAVFFPLLGACVSGFLGRWLGDRVAMWSTVFFMALAAICGLLAFWQVALGGQPQTVVLFTWMQVGELSFSWSLRYDTLAAVMVGMVTLISTLIHLYSIGYMSHDATPARFFAYLSLFTFMMLMLVTADNLVQLFFGWEGVGLASYLLIGYWYEKDSANAAAMKAFIVNRVGDVFFMLGMALTFFTFGSLEFNAIFGAVQDHVNDTFLGLPSLELIGVLLFLGACGKSAQLGLHTWLPDAMEGPTPVSALIHAATMVTAGVFLICRMSPVMEFAPVALAIVTVVGASTALFAATIGCVQNDIKRIIAYSTCSQLGYMFFAAGVGLYQAAMFHLFTHAFFKALLFLGAGSVIHAMSDEQDIRKMGGIWKKIPVTYAVMWIGSLALAGIPFFAGYYSKDAILEGAVAAGTGVGMYAFVCGAVAAFLTAFYSWRLLILTFHGKPRADHHTMEHVHESPLVMLVPLLLLAVGAITTGFVFAPYFIGDSATAFWNGAIYNLPAKHMMEALHHAPHWVPTLAKTVAISGILLAILIYGFLPHIPGRVAAAAPGPYRFLLNKWYFDELYDRIFVQPARRLAVQLWQVGDARIIDGMPNGAAALAVGAARGTVRLQTGKVASYAFAMIIGLVVFVTLFLTGR from the coding sequence ATGTTCGTTGGGGCGGTCTTCTTCCCGCTGCTGGGCGCCTGCGTCAGCGGTTTCCTGGGGCGCTGGCTCGGCGACCGGGTGGCCATGTGGTCCACGGTCTTCTTCATGGCGCTCGCGGCCATCTGCGGCCTGCTGGCCTTCTGGCAGGTGGCGCTGGGCGGCCAGCCGCAGACGGTGGTGCTCTTCACCTGGATGCAGGTGGGCGAGCTTTCCTTCTCCTGGTCGCTGCGCTACGACACGCTGGCCGCGGTCATGGTCGGCATGGTCACGCTGATCTCGACGCTGATCCACCTCTACTCGATCGGCTACATGTCGCATGACGCGACGCCGGCGCGCTTCTTCGCCTATCTCAGCCTGTTCACCTTCATGATGTTGATGCTGGTGACGGCGGACAACCTGGTGCAGCTCTTCTTCGGCTGGGAGGGCGTGGGCCTCGCGAGCTACCTGCTCATCGGCTACTGGTATGAGAAGGACAGCGCCAACGCCGCCGCGATGAAGGCCTTCATCGTGAACCGTGTGGGCGATGTCTTCTTCATGCTGGGCATGGCGCTGACCTTCTTCACCTTCGGCAGCCTGGAATTCAACGCCATCTTCGGCGCCGTCCAGGACCATGTGAACGACACCTTCCTGGGCCTGCCCTCGCTGGAACTGATCGGCGTGCTGCTGTTCCTGGGCGCCTGCGGCAAGTCGGCGCAGCTTGGTTTGCACACCTGGCTGCCGGACGCGATGGAGGGGCCGACACCTGTCTCCGCGCTGATCCATGCGGCCACGATGGTGACGGCCGGCGTCTTCCTGATCTGCCGCATGTCGCCGGTGATGGAATTCGCGCCGGTGGCGCTGGCCATCGTGACGGTGGTGGGCGCCTCCACCGCGCTCTTCGCGGCCACCATCGGCTGCGTGCAGAACGACATCAAGCGCATCATCGCCTACTCCACCTGCTCGCAGCTCGGCTACATGTTCTTCGCGGCGGGTGTGGGCCTCTACCAGGCGGCGATGTTCCACCTCTTCACCCACGCCTTCTTCAAGGCGCTGTTGTTCCTGGGTGCCGGCAGCGTGATCCACGCGATGTCGGATGAGCAGGACATCCGCAAGATGGGCGGCATCTGGAAGAAGATCCCCGTCACCTATGCGGTGATGTGGATCGGCTCGCTGGCCCTGGCCGGCATTCCCTTCTTCGCGGGCTACTACTCCAAGGACGCCATCCTGGAGGGCGCGGTCGCGGCCGGCACCGGCGTGGGCATGTATGCCTTCGTCTGCGGCGCGGTGGCGGCCTTCCTGACGGCCTTCTACTCCTGGCGCCTCCTGATCCTGACCTTCCACGGCAAGCCCCGCGCCGACCACCACACCATGGAGCACGTCCACGAAAGCCCGCTGGTGATGCTGGTGCCGCTGCTGCTGCTCGCGGTCGGCGCCATCACCACGGGCTTCGTCTTCGCGCCCTACTTCATCGGTGACAGCGCGACCGCCTTCTGGAACGGCGCCATCTACAACCTGCCGGCCAAGCACATGATGGAGGCGCTGCATCACGCGCCGCATTGGGTGCCGACGCTGGCCAAGACGGTGGCCATCAGCGGCATCCTGCTCGCCATCCTGATCTATGGCTTCCTGCCGCACATCCCCGGCCGGGTCGCGGCGGCGGCCCCCGGGCCGTACCGCTTCCTGCTGAACAAGTGGTATTTCGACGAGCTGTATGACCGCATCTTCGTCCAGCCGGCACGGCGCCTCGCGGTGCAGCTCTGGCAGGTGGGCGATGCGCGCATCATTGACGGCATGCCCAATGGCGCGGCCGCGCTGGCCGTGGGGGCCGCGCGCGGCACGGTGCGGCTGCAGACGGGCAAGGTGGCAAGCTACGCCTTCGCCATGATCATCGGCCTTGTGGTCTTCGTGACCCTCTTCCTGACGGGGCGCTGA
- the nuoG gene encoding NADH-quinone oxidoreductase subunit NuoG — protein MAKVTVDGIEVEVPNGASVLQACEAAGKEVPRFCYHERLSVAGNCRMCLVEVEKAPKPVASCAYPVMDGMKVFTDTPVVRNARRGVMEFLLINHPLDCPICDQGGECDLQDQAMAYGRDLSRYDEGKRAVKDKYVGPLIKTVMNRCIHCTRCVRFAAEVAGVPEMGATGRGESMEIGTYVEKALSSELSGNLIDICPVGALTSRPYAFVSRPWELRKTESVDVLDAVGAAIRVDVRGGEVLRIMPRVHDDVNEEWLGDRGRFSFDGLKRNRLDRPWVRRDGKLQPASWAEALGAIARALPGKRLGAIAGDTMDAESMFALKGLMTALGSQNLDCRQDGAKLDASRPDYYLFNTGIAGIEQADAIVIIGSNPRVEAPVLNARIRKRWMTGALRVGVVGPVTDLTYPSQALAMGEAGAFLDGAKNPMVILGRGALAREDGAAVLAAAWDLAKQAGGLREDWHGFNVLHQFGGQVAALDLGFLPGEGGLDMAGMLAGGVDALWLLGADGFDVSRIAPGTFVIYQGHHGEAAAARADVILPGATYTEKDGTYVNTEGRVQRGRMAVTPPGEAREDWKIIRAASQMLGVTLPYDSLEALRAEMAAAHPVFARLDQGPLPGCTDDAGPVATGALGMAPFQLPIQNYWQVDPITRASPTMAECAATYLQPKPLLAAE, from the coding sequence ATGGCCAAGGTCACCGTGGACGGCATCGAGGTCGAGGTCCCGAACGGCGCCTCCGTGCTCCAGGCCTGCGAGGCCGCGGGCAAGGAAGTGCCGCGCTTCTGCTATCATGAGCGGCTGTCGGTCGCCGGCAATTGCCGCATGTGCCTCGTCGAGGTCGAGAAGGCGCCCAAGCCCGTCGCCTCCTGCGCCTATCCGGTCATGGACGGCATGAAGGTCTTCACCGACACGCCCGTGGTCCGCAACGCGCGGCGCGGCGTGATGGAATTCCTGCTGATCAACCACCCGCTGGACTGCCCCATCTGCGACCAGGGCGGCGAGTGCGACTTGCAGGACCAGGCCATGGCCTATGGCCGCGACCTCTCTCGCTATGACGAGGGCAAGCGGGCGGTGAAGGACAAGTATGTCGGGCCGCTCATCAAGACGGTGATGAACCGCTGCATCCACTGCACGCGCTGCGTCCGCTTCGCCGCCGAGGTGGCGGGCGTGCCAGAGATGGGTGCCACGGGCCGCGGCGAGAGCATGGAGATCGGCACCTATGTCGAGAAGGCGCTGTCCAGCGAACTCTCCGGCAATTTGATCGACATTTGCCCCGTGGGCGCGCTGACCAGCCGGCCCTACGCCTTCGTCTCCCGCCCCTGGGAACTCCGCAAGACCGAGAGCGTGGACGTGCTGGACGCCGTCGGCGCCGCCATCCGCGTGGATGTGCGCGGCGGCGAGGTGCTGCGGATCATGCCGCGCGTGCATGACGACGTGAACGAGGAATGGCTGGGCGATCGCGGCCGCTTCTCCTTCGACGGGCTGAAGCGAAACCGCCTGGACCGCCCCTGGGTGCGGCGCGACGGCAAGCTGCAGCCGGCGAGCTGGGCCGAGGCGCTCGGCGCCATCGCGCGCGCGCTGCCGGGCAAGCGCCTGGGCGCCATCGCCGGCGACACCATGGATGCCGAATCCATGTTCGCGCTGAAGGGGCTGATGACCGCCCTTGGCAGCCAGAACCTGGATTGCCGCCAGGATGGCGCGAAGCTCGACGCCTCGCGGCCCGATTATTACCTGTTCAACACGGGCATCGCCGGCATCGAGCAGGCGGATGCCATCGTCATCATCGGCAGCAACCCGCGCGTCGAGGCGCCGGTGCTGAACGCGCGCATCCGCAAGCGCTGGATGACGGGCGCGCTGCGCGTGGGCGTGGTGGGGCCGGTCACGGACCTGACCTATCCCAGCCAAGCGCTGGCGATGGGCGAGGCGGGTGCCTTCCTCGACGGCGCCAAGAACCCCATGGTCATCCTCGGCCGTGGCGCGCTGGCGCGCGAGGATGGCGCGGCGGTGCTGGCCGCCGCCTGGGACCTGGCTAAGCAGGCGGGCGGGCTGCGCGAGGATTGGCACGGCTTCAATGTCCTGCACCAGTTCGGCGGACAGGTGGCGGCGCTCGACCTCGGCTTCCTGCCGGGTGAGGGCGGTCTCGACATGGCGGGCATGCTGGCAGGTGGCGTGGACGCGCTGTGGCTGCTGGGCGCCGATGGATTCGACGTGTCGCGCATCGCGCCGGGCACCTTCGTCATCTACCAGGGCCATCATGGTGAGGCCGCGGCCGCGCGCGCCGACGTGATCCTGCCCGGTGCGACCTACACCGAGAAGGACGGCACCTACGTCAACACCGAGGGGCGCGTGCAGCGGGGCCGCATGGCCGTGACGCCGCCCGGCGAGGCGCGGGAGGATTGGAAGATCATCCGCGCCGCCTCGCAGATGCTGGGTGTGACGCTGCCCTATGATTCGCTGGAGGCGCTGCGGGCCGAAATGGCCGCGGCGCACCCCGTCTTCGCGCGGCTGGACCAGGGCCCGCTGCCCGGCTGCACCGATGATGCGGGGCCCGTGGCGACGGGCGCGCTCGGCATGGCGCCCTTCCAGCTTCCCATTCAGAACTACTGGCAGGTGGACCCCATCACGCGCGCGAGCCCGACCATGGCCGAGTGCGCGGCGACCTACCTGCAGCCCAAGCCGCTTCTGGCGGCGGAGTGA
- a CDS encoding biotin--[acetyl-CoA-carboxylase] ligase, with protein MSGLAWRLSIEESLPSTQTLVAERAEAGEPAGLAIMARLQTAGRGRAGRGWSNRPGNLAISILVRPEAEARAVGQFALLAAVALHQVAVSHAAVRLRWPNDLMLGEAKVAGILTEASLRPGGAIAHVIFGIGVNLAHAPAVEGRATACLGPIPPERFAWALLEALGQWLDRQAREGFVPIRAAWMAAGPAPGTPLSVRQGDSFIRGRYEGLTEAGALRLLTEEGPRSFHAGELGEV; from the coding sequence GTGAGCGGGCTGGCCTGGCGGCTCTCCATCGAGGAGAGCCTGCCCAGCACCCAGACCCTGGTCGCCGAACGCGCCGAGGCGGGGGAACCCGCGGGCCTTGCCATCATGGCCCGCCTTCAGACGGCCGGGCGCGGCCGCGCCGGCCGTGGCTGGAGCAACCGCCCCGGCAACCTCGCCATCTCCATCCTGGTGCGGCCCGAGGCCGAGGCGCGCGCAGTCGGGCAATTCGCCCTGCTTGCCGCCGTCGCGCTGCACCAGGTGGCCGTGTCCCATGCCGCCGTGCGGCTGCGCTGGCCCAATGACCTCATGCTGGGCGAGGCGAAGGTGGCCGGCATCCTCACCGAGGCCTCGCTCCGGCCGGGCGGGGCGATCGCGCATGTCATCTTCGGCATTGGCGTGAACCTGGCCCACGCCCCGGCCGTCGAGGGCCGCGCCACCGCCTGCCTCGGCCCCATCCCGCCCGAGCGCTTCGCCTGGGCGCTGCTGGAGGCGTTGGGCCAGTGGCTGGACCGCCAGGCGCGGGAGGGCTTCGTGCCCATCCGCGCCGCCTGGATGGCCGCCGGCCCCGCGCCGGGCACGCCCCTTTCGGTGCGGCAGGGCGACAGTTTCATCCGGGGGCGCTACGAAGGTCTCACCGAGGCGGGCGCGCTGCGCCTGCTCACGGAAGAAGGCCCGCGCAGTTTCCATGCGGGCGAGTTGGGAGAGGTCTGA
- the nuoI gene encoding NADH-quinone oxidoreductase subunit NuoI: MTTLDRFARSFLLTEIVGGMALTLRYFFSRKATLNYPYEKTPLSPRFKGEHALRRYPNGEERCIACKLCEAVCPALAITIEAEPREDGSRRTTRYDIDMTKCIYCGMCEEACPVDAIVEGPNMEFATETREELMYDKERLLANGDRWESELAKRLELEAPYR, from the coding sequence ATGACCACATTGGATCGTTTCGCGCGCTCCTTCCTGCTCACGGAGATCGTGGGCGGCATGGCGCTGACGCTGCGCTACTTCTTCAGCCGCAAGGCGACGCTGAACTACCCCTATGAGAAGACGCCGCTCTCGCCGCGCTTCAAGGGGGAGCACGCGCTGCGCCGCTACCCCAATGGCGAGGAACGCTGCATCGCCTGCAAGCTGTGCGAGGCGGTGTGCCCCGCACTCGCCATCACCATCGAGGCCGAACCGCGCGAGGATGGCAGCCGCCGCACCACGCGCTACGACATCGACATGACCAAGTGCATCTATTGCGGCATGTGCGAAGAGGCCTGCCCGGTGGATGCCATCGTCGAGGGGCCGAACATGGAGTTCGCGACCGAGACGCGCGAAGAACTGATGTATGACAAGGAGCGCCTGCTGGCCAATGGCGATCGCTGGGAAAGCGAACTCGCCAAGCGGCTGGAACTGGAAGCTCCCTACAGGTGA
- a CDS encoding NADH-quinone oxidoreductase subunit M — protein sequence MNAAGFPILSLVTFLPLLGVLVILSVRGEEAVVASNARWTALWTSLVTFVLSLVLWFQFDRNSPDFQFVERLDWLPDYGVSYLMGVDGVSVLFVLLSTALTPLCILASWESVQNRVREYMIAFLVLETMMVGMFCALDFMLFYIFFEAVLIPMFLIIGVWGGARRVYAAYKFFLYTFLGSVLMLLAIIAIWYQAGTTSIPEIYEFDIPFAMQVWIFLAFFASFAVKVPMWPVHTWLPDAHVEAPTAGSVILAGVLLKMGAYGFLRFSVPMLPDASQYFAPMIYVLSVVAVVYTSLVALAQQDMKKLIAYSSVAHMGIVTLGIFTFNQQGIEGALFTMLAHGVVSGALFLCVGVLYDREHTREIARYGGVAKIMPAYALVFMLFTMASVALPGTAGFPGEFLVIVGAWAVNPWVALGAATGMVLGACYMLRLYRGVAFGRITREDLKRLLDLSPREYATFAPLIALTLWMGVYPQSFLSFFSATVAQMVAQHQAAISAASRFAGL from the coding sequence ATGAACGCCGCGGGTTTCCCCATCCTTTCCCTGGTCACCTTCCTGCCGCTGCTGGGGGTGCTGGTCATTCTCTCGGTGCGGGGCGAGGAGGCGGTGGTCGCCTCCAACGCGCGCTGGACCGCGCTCTGGACCAGCCTCGTCACCTTCGTGCTGTCGCTGGTGCTGTGGTTTCAGTTCGACCGCAATAGCCCGGACTTCCAGTTCGTCGAGCGCCTCGACTGGCTGCCGGATTACGGCGTCTCCTACCTCATGGGCGTGGACGGCGTGTCGGTGCTGTTCGTGCTGCTCTCCACCGCGCTGACGCCGCTCTGCATCCTCGCCTCCTGGGAGTCGGTGCAGAACCGCGTGCGGGAATACATGATCGCCTTCCTGGTCCTCGAGACCATGATGGTCGGCATGTTCTGCGCGCTGGACTTCATGCTGTTCTACATCTTCTTCGAAGCCGTGCTGATCCCGATGTTCCTCATCATCGGCGTGTGGGGTGGGGCGCGGCGGGTGTATGCGGCCTACAAGTTCTTCCTCTACACCTTCTTGGGTTCGGTGCTGATGCTGCTGGCCATCATCGCCATCTGGTACCAGGCGGGCACGACCAGCATCCCCGAGATCTACGAATTCGACATTCCCTTCGCGATGCAGGTGTGGATCTTCCTGGCCTTCTTCGCCTCCTTCGCGGTGAAGGTGCCGATGTGGCCCGTCCACACCTGGCTGCCCGATGCGCACGTCGAGGCGCCGACGGCGGGCTCCGTCATCCTGGCCGGCGTGCTGCTGAAGATGGGCGCCTATGGCTTCCTGCGCTTCAGCGTGCCCATGCTGCCCGACGCCTCGCAGTATTTCGCGCCGATGATCTATGTGCTGAGCGTCGTGGCGGTGGTCTACACCAGCCTTGTGGCCCTCGCGCAGCAGGACATGAAGAAGCTCATCGCCTATTCCTCGGTGGCGCATATGGGCATCGTCACGCTGGGCATCTTCACCTTCAACCAGCAGGGCATTGAGGGCGCGCTCTTCACCATGCTGGCGCATGGCGTGGTCTCGGGCGCGCTCTTCCTCTGCGTGGGCGTGCTCTATGACCGTGAGCACACGCGCGAGATCGCGCGCTATGGCGGGGTCGCCAAGATCATGCCCGCCTATGCGCTGGTCTTCATGCTCTTCACCATGGCCTCCGTCGCCCTTCCCGGCACCGCGGGCTTCCCGGGCGAGTTCCTGGTCATCGTGGGCGCCTGGGCGGTGAACCCCTGGGTGGCACTCGGGGCCGCCACGGGCATGGTGCTGGGAGCCTGCTACATGCTGCGCCTCTATCGCGGCGTCGCTTTCGGGCGCATCACGCGCGAGGACCTGAAACGCCTGCTCGACCTCAGCCCGCGCGAATACGCGACCTTCGCGCCGCTGATCGCGCTGACGCTGTGGATGGGCGTCTATCCGCAATCCTTCCTCTCCTTCTTCTCCGCCACGGTGGCGCAGATGGTGGCCCAGCATCAGGCCGCCATTTCCGCCGCGTCGCGCTTCGCGGGGCTGTAA
- the nuoK gene encoding NADH-quinone oxidoreductase subunit NuoK, with amino-acid sequence MLDIGLTHYLVVSAILFVLGVFGIFMNRKNVIVILMSVELILLSVNLNLVAFSAQLGDLTGQVFAMFILTVAAAEAAIGLAIVVIYFRNRGSIEVEDISTLKG; translated from the coding sequence ATGCTCGACATCGGCCTCACCCACTACCTGGTCGTCAGCGCGATCCTCTTCGTGCTGGGCGTCTTCGGCATCTTCATGAACCGCAAGAACGTCATCGTGATCCTGATGAGCGTGGAGCTCATCCTGCTCTCGGTGAACCTGAACCTGGTGGCCTTCTCGGCGCAGCTCGGCGACCTGACGGGCCAGGTCTTCGCCATGTTCATCCTGACCGTGGCGGCGGCCGAGGCGGCCATCGGGCTCGCCATCGTCGTCATCTACTTCCGCAACCGCGGCAGCATCGAGGTCGAGGACATCTCGACCCTGAAGGGCTAG
- the nuoH gene encoding NADH-quinone oxidoreductase subunit NuoH, with translation MTEFLNTPLGVLALTVAQALALLVPVLIGVAYLTWAERKVLAAMQMRRGPNVVGPFGLLQPFADAIKMLMKETIIPSGASRLLFLAAPILTFVLAMIAWAVIPVADGWAIADINVGILYLFAISSLGVYGVIIAGWASNSKYAFLGALRSAAQMVSYEVSIGFVIVTVLLCVGSLNLTEIVRAQATVWFVIPLFPMFVIFFISALAETNRAPFDLPEGESELVAGFFVEYSSMSFALFFLGEYANMILMSALATILFLGGWLPPLDIAPFNWVPGPIWFALKVAACLFVFIWARATFPRYRYDQLMRLGWKVFLPFSLLWLVLTAAVLKLTGWLPA, from the coding sequence ATGACGGAGTTTCTCAACACGCCGCTGGGTGTGCTCGCGCTGACGGTGGCGCAGGCGCTGGCCCTGCTGGTGCCGGTGCTGATCGGCGTGGCCTACCTGACCTGGGCCGAGCGCAAGGTACTGGCCGCGATGCAGATGCGCCGCGGGCCGAATGTGGTGGGGCCCTTCGGCCTTCTCCAGCCCTTCGCCGACGCCATCAAGATGCTCATGAAGGAGACGATCATCCCGTCGGGCGCCTCGCGGCTGCTCTTCCTGGCGGCGCCGATCCTGACCTTCGTGCTGGCCATGATCGCCTGGGCCGTGATCCCGGTGGCGGATGGCTGGGCCATCGCCGACATCAATGTGGGCATCCTGTACCTCTTCGCCATCAGTTCGCTCGGGGTCTATGGCGTCATCATCGCGGGCTGGGCGTCCAATTCGAAATACGCCTTCCTGGGCGCGCTGCGCTCGGCCGCGCAGATGGTGAGCTACGAGGTCTCGATCGGCTTCGTGATCGTGACCGTGCTGCTCTGCGTGGGTTCGCTGAATCTCACGGAAATCGTCCGCGCGCAGGCGACGGTGTGGTTCGTCATTCCTCTGTTCCCGATGTTCGTCATCTTCTTCATCAGCGCGCTGGCCGAGACCAACCGCGCGCCCTTCGACCTTCCGGAGGGCGAGAGCGAGCTGGTGGCGGGCTTCTTCGTCGAATACAGCTCGATGTCGTTCGCGCTGTTCTTCCTCGGCGAATACGCGAACATGATCCTGATGAGCGCGTTGGCCACCATCCTCTTCCTGGGGGGCTGGCTGCCGCCGCTGGACATCGCGCCCTTCAACTGGGTGCCTGGTCCCATCTGGTTCGCGCTGAAGGTGGCGGCCTGCCTCTTCGTCTTCATCTGGGCGCGCGCCACCTTCCCGCGCTACCGCTATGACCAGCTGATGCGGCTGGGCTGGAAGGTCTTCCTGCCGTTCAGCCTGCTCTGGCTGGTGCTGACGGCCGCGGTTCTCAAGCTGACGGGGTGGCTGCCGGCATGA
- a CDS encoding NADH-quinone oxidoreductase subunit J — protein sequence MIAGLAFYFFAFILIAAAVMVVTARNPVHSVIWLIAAFFNAAALFLIAGAEFLAMILVIVYVGAVAVLFLFVVMMLDVDFAQLREGVQRYAPIGAVVGGILFLELLLVLSVWRFAPDAAALRMAPMPEGITNTEAIGRILYTDHIYLFQISGLILLVAMIGAIVLTLRDRPGTKRQDVAAQIARSSAVAMAQPALGEGIRREDILRPLPPPAKEAPKPITHEGGHH from the coding sequence ATGATCGCAGGGCTCGCCTTCTATTTCTTCGCCTTCATCCTGATCGCGGCGGCGGTGATGGTCGTCACCGCGCGCAACCCCGTGCACTCCGTCATCTGGCTGATCGCGGCCTTCTTCAACGCGGCCGCGCTCTTCCTGATCGCGGGGGCCGAGTTCCTCGCGATGATCCTGGTCATCGTCTATGTGGGCGCGGTCGCGGTGCTGTTCCTGTTCGTGGTGATGATGCTGGACGTGGACTTCGCCCAGCTCCGCGAAGGGGTGCAGCGCTACGCGCCGATTGGCGCGGTGGTGGGCGGTATCCTCTTCCTGGAACTGCTGCTGGTGCTGTCGGTGTGGCGCTTCGCGCCCGATGCCGCGGCGCTGCGCATGGCGCCGATGCCGGAAGGCATCACGAATACCGAGGCCATCGGGCGCATCCTCTATACGGACCATATCTACCTCTTCCAGATCTCGGGGCTGATCCTGCTGGTGGCGATGATCGGCGCCATCGTGCTGACCCTGCGCGACCGGCCGGGCACCAAGCGCCAGGATGTGGCCGCGCAGATCGCGCGGAGCAGCGCGGTGGCCATGGCCCAGCCGGCGCTGGGCGAGGGCATCCGGCGCGAGGACATCCTGCGCCCCCTGCCGCCGCCGGCGAAGGAAGCGCCCAAGCCCATCACGCATGAGGGGGGGCACCACTGA